In Verrucomicrobiales bacterium, one DNA window encodes the following:
- the glsA gene encoding glutaminase A yields MRDISPLKDQISALYEKYKDDDEGDIATYIPELGKANPADFGISLATVSGEVFSVGNCQQEFTIQSICKPMAFLMALERHGREKTLQHVGIEPSGDPFNSIELDPKHGRPRPFNPMVNAGAISVASLIKGPGGTGVAEYVQRLGLAAGRTLRIDEAVRDSESATGHRNRAIAWLMRNFDIIDEEVDQTLDQYFSQCSVLVNCADLALIGATLANTGENPVTQKDVFNVQYVKDALAVMFTCGMYDYAGEWAYRVGVPAKSGVSGGIMAVVNRQLSIAVYSPRLDTRGNSVRGIKVCTELSNEFGLHAFDFMNVGSNFIGAM; encoded by the coding sequence ATGCGGGACATTTCGCCACTCAAAGATCAAATCTCGGCACTGTACGAGAAGTATAAGGACGACGATGAAGGGGACATCGCCACCTACATCCCCGAGCTCGGGAAAGCGAATCCGGCCGATTTTGGCATCAGCCTCGCGACGGTTTCCGGGGAAGTGTTTTCGGTGGGCAATTGTCAGCAGGAGTTCACGATCCAGTCCATTTGCAAGCCTATGGCGTTCTTAATGGCCTTGGAGAGGCACGGACGTGAAAAGACACTGCAGCATGTGGGGATCGAACCCAGCGGTGATCCTTTCAACTCCATTGAGTTGGACCCGAAGCACGGGCGCCCTAGGCCCTTTAATCCGATGGTGAACGCCGGAGCTATCTCGGTTGCCTCGCTCATCAAAGGCCCAGGGGGCACCGGGGTGGCGGAGTATGTGCAGCGGCTGGGACTGGCGGCGGGAAGAACACTGCGAATCGACGAGGCGGTTCGGGATTCCGAATCCGCTACCGGGCATCGCAACCGTGCAATCGCCTGGCTGATGCGCAATTTTGACATCATTGACGAGGAAGTGGACCAAACGTTGGATCAGTATTTCTCTCAGTGTTCGGTGTTGGTGAACTGCGCGGATTTGGCTCTGATTGGAGCTACTTTGGCGAACACGGGTGAGAACCCGGTGACTCAGAAGGATGTCTTCAACGTGCAGTATGTTAAGGATGCCTTGGCGGTGATGTTTACCTGTGGCATGTATGACTACGCGGGCGAGTGGGCCTATCGGGTGGGGGTGCCGGCCAAGAGCGGTGTGAGTGGGGGGATCATGGCGGTGGTGAACCGTCAACTGAGCATTGCGGTCTATTCGCCGCGCTTGGACACCCGCGGTAACAGCGTGCGTGGCATCAAGGTGTGTACCGAGCTTTCCAACGAGTTTGGACTGCACGCCTTCGACTTCATGAATGTCGGTTCAAACTTTATTGGGGCGATGTGA
- a CDS encoding class I fructose-bisphosphate aldolase, giving the protein MNSELLQLLGDKADGLLKHQSKTVPSSMLHLPGGDFIDRVWSASDRSNRVLGNLERLFRSGRLSGTGYLSILPVDQGIEHSAGASFAKNPVYFDPENIVKLAIEGGCNAVASTYGVLGTVARKYAHKIPFMVKINHNELLTYPNKADQILFGTIKEAADMGAAAIGATIYFGSENSGRQIVEVAQAFAAAHDHGLATVLWCYLRNNAFKKDKDYHVSADLTGQANHLGVTIQADIIKQKLPENNGGFKALNSGGSSYGKLDERIYSQLTSDHPIDLCRYQVANCYMGRAGLINSGGASGENDFAEAVMTAVINKRAGGMGLISGRKAFQRPMKEGAKLLNLIQDVYLDKDITIA; this is encoded by the coding sequence ATGAATTCTGAACTCCTTCAATTGCTCGGCGACAAGGCCGACGGCCTCCTCAAACACCAATCCAAGACCGTTCCCAGCTCCATGCTCCACCTGCCAGGCGGCGACTTCATCGACCGGGTCTGGTCGGCTTCGGATCGGAGCAACCGGGTGCTCGGAAATCTGGAACGCCTCTTTCGCAGTGGGCGCCTGAGCGGCACCGGCTACCTGTCTATCTTGCCCGTGGACCAGGGAATCGAACACTCCGCCGGAGCTAGCTTTGCGAAGAACCCGGTTTACTTTGATCCGGAAAACATCGTCAAACTCGCCATCGAAGGGGGATGCAACGCCGTCGCGTCCACCTATGGCGTGCTCGGCACCGTGGCACGCAAGTATGCCCACAAAATCCCGTTCATGGTTAAGATCAACCACAACGAGCTGCTTACCTACCCGAACAAGGCCGATCAAATCCTCTTCGGAACCATCAAGGAAGCCGCCGACATGGGGGCCGCGGCTATCGGAGCCACCATCTACTTTGGATCGGAGAACAGTGGTCGGCAAATCGTAGAAGTAGCTCAGGCCTTCGCTGCCGCCCACGATCATGGCCTGGCTACAGTTCTCTGGTGCTACCTCCGGAACAATGCCTTCAAAAAGGATAAAGACTACCACGTCAGCGCCGATCTGACGGGACAAGCCAACCATCTAGGAGTGACCATCCAGGCGGACATCATCAAACAGAAGCTCCCCGAGAACAACGGAGGCTTCAAGGCACTCAATAGCGGAGGATCGAGTTACGGCAAACTGGACGAGCGCATCTACAGCCAGCTCACCTCGGATCATCCCATCGACCTCTGCCGCTACCAAGTCGCCAACTGCTACATGGGTCGAGCGGGGCTCATCAACTCAGGCGGGGCCTCAGGAGAAAACGATTTTGCTGAAGCCGTCATGACTGCCGTGATCAATAAACGGGCCGGAGGCATGGGTTTGATCTCGGGCCGAAAAGCCTTCCAACGTCCGATGAAAGAAGGCGCCAAGCTCCTAAACCTCATCCAAGACGTCTACCTGGACAAGGATATCACCATCGCGTAA
- a CDS encoding fused MFS/spermidine synthase yields the protein MPIFALTIFLGAFLLFQVQPMIGKYILPWFGGGPGIWSTCMLFFQLLLLAGYAYAHLLSRWNSPRRQVLVHHLLLGLALCLLPVVPSDSWKPQAVGDPRIQILLLLAACVGLPYFALSATGPLMQHWFSLVSPGASPYRLYALSNAGSLLALLSYPFYFESTFSRITQASIWSWGLCAFVISSGFAARSVWRASNAPPATSPQEGAQATLPRTPSGEESRPPFLTWSLWLLLPACASLLLLATTNKLCQDVTVIPLLWVVPLALYLLSFIICFDSPRWYQRMPFGIALVASLTALCWVLFGDSELSMTVQIGVYAVGLLICCLVCHGELYRLRPSSAYLTHFYLTMAAGGALGGLLVTLVAPLIFTDYYELHWGLLLCAGLSLTAWLQASDWGRFSRWRWHTFGGGLAGIACLAASLWAQAHDSSQDQIRRTRNFYGVLSVLKIDPSHSGSYALKLTHGITAHGMQLLDPALRAMPTTYYGENSGVGRTFRSLAAETRQIGVIGLGVGTLATYARPGDGLRIYEINPEVEALARHHFTYLSDCKGTLNVVLGDARLTLEREPAQHFDLLVMDAFSSDAIPMHLLTQEAFQLYERHLKTNGVIAVHISNRHLNLEPVVAAVAQHAGYQAAVVRDEAPDDKWWLMNSVWMILTKQASLLSHPSIGSAAVPAQTQPETVRLWTDDFASIYPILRSRTNAAVEVDPGKSLIENAIHLTQKGNFVGAIARYRSALERDPNFVDALNNLAWLLAAGPDPALRQGAEAVQLAERACELTGYQRTFLVGTLAAAYAEAGRFADAVATAEKACALAAQAGDDVLLSRNQQLLQLYRNGKPYHEPAQTP from the coding sequence ATGCCGATTTTTGCCCTCACCATCTTTTTGGGAGCCTTCCTGTTGTTCCAGGTCCAGCCGATGATCGGGAAGTACATCCTTCCGTGGTTTGGTGGAGGCCCCGGGATTTGGAGCACCTGCATGCTGTTCTTTCAGCTCCTGCTGCTCGCCGGGTATGCGTATGCCCATCTGCTTTCGCGCTGGAACTCCCCACGTCGACAAGTGCTCGTTCATCACCTCTTGCTCGGACTCGCCCTGTGCCTGCTACCCGTTGTCCCCTCGGACAGCTGGAAGCCGCAAGCAGTAGGAGATCCTCGAATTCAGATCCTGCTGCTCCTGGCAGCCTGCGTCGGGCTTCCCTACTTCGCACTCTCGGCGACCGGTCCGTTGATGCAACACTGGTTTAGCCTGGTCAGCCCGGGCGCCTCCCCCTACCGCCTCTACGCCTTGTCCAACGCCGGCTCTCTGTTGGCATTGCTCAGCTACCCTTTCTACTTCGAGTCCACCTTTTCGCGAATTACCCAGGCCAGCATCTGGTCCTGGGGGCTCTGTGCCTTCGTTATCAGCAGCGGATTCGCCGCCCGCTCTGTCTGGCGAGCGTCCAACGCACCTCCTGCCACCTCCCCGCAGGAAGGTGCCCAAGCGACTCTCCCGAGAACACCCAGCGGAGAGGAATCGCGCCCCCCGTTCCTCACCTGGTCGCTCTGGCTCCTCCTGCCCGCTTGTGCCTCGCTGCTCTTGCTCGCCACCACAAACAAACTGTGCCAGGACGTCACGGTTATCCCGTTGCTCTGGGTGGTGCCGCTGGCGCTGTACCTGCTCAGCTTCATCATCTGCTTCGACAGCCCTCGATGGTACCAACGGATGCCTTTCGGGATCGCCCTCGTCGCATCCCTGACTGCTCTCTGCTGGGTGCTGTTCGGTGATTCAGAGTTGAGCATGACGGTCCAAATTGGCGTCTATGCAGTCGGACTGCTGATCTGCTGCCTGGTGTGCCACGGAGAACTCTATCGACTTCGACCGTCCTCCGCTTACCTCACTCACTTCTATCTCACGATGGCAGCCGGAGGCGCGCTGGGTGGCCTGTTGGTGACTTTGGTAGCTCCGCTCATCTTCACCGATTATTATGAGCTGCACTGGGGATTACTGCTTTGTGCGGGACTGAGCCTGACCGCTTGGCTGCAGGCGTCGGACTGGGGACGCTTCAGTCGCTGGCGCTGGCACACCTTCGGGGGAGGATTGGCCGGGATCGCTTGCCTTGCCGCCTCGCTCTGGGCCCAGGCGCACGATTCGAGCCAAGACCAGATCCGAAGGACCCGGAACTTTTACGGCGTTCTGAGCGTCCTCAAAATCGATCCCAGCCACTCTGGATCGTATGCTCTCAAGCTGACCCACGGGATCACCGCCCACGGAATGCAATTGCTCGACCCCGCGCTCCGCGCCATGCCCACCACCTACTACGGAGAGAACAGCGGCGTCGGCCGGACCTTCCGATCCTTGGCCGCTGAGACTCGGCAGATCGGCGTGATCGGCCTCGGTGTGGGGACCCTTGCAACCTATGCCCGCCCGGGGGACGGGCTTCGCATCTACGAGATAAACCCGGAGGTGGAGGCTCTGGCTCGACATCACTTCACTTACCTCTCCGACTGCAAGGGGACCCTGAATGTCGTCCTGGGCGACGCCCGGTTGACGTTGGAGCGGGAGCCCGCCCAGCACTTTGACCTGTTGGTGATGGATGCCTTTAGCAGCGATGCGATTCCCATGCATCTTCTCACTCAGGAGGCCTTCCAACTCTACGAACGCCACCTCAAAACCAACGGCGTCATCGCGGTCCACATTTCCAACCGCCACCTGAACCTGGAGCCAGTGGTCGCCGCAGTAGCGCAGCACGCGGGCTATCAAGCCGCCGTGGTCCGAGACGAGGCTCCGGATGACAAATGGTGGCTGATGAATTCCGTTTGGATGATCCTGACGAAACAGGCCAGCCTTCTGAGTCACCCATCGATCGGCTCGGCGGCAGTGCCCGCCCAGACGCAACCCGAGACAGTTCGCCTGTGGACCGATGACTTCGCCAGCATTTACCCCATCCTGAGGTCCCGCACGAACGCGGCGGTGGAGGTGGATCCAGGAAAGTCGCTGATCGAGAACGCGATTCACCTGACGCAAAAGGGGAATTTCGTCGGCGCCATCGCTCGCTATCGTTCTGCTTTGGAAAGAGACCCCAACTTCGTTGACGCCCTGAACAACCTAGCCTGGTTGCTCGCTGCCGGTCCTGACCCCGCACTGCGCCAAGGAGCGGAAGCAGTCCAACTCGCGGAGCGGGCTTGCGAACTGACCGGCTATCAACGCACGTTCCTGGTCGGCACTCTGGCGGCCGCGTACGCCGAAGCCGGACGCTTCGCCGACGCCGTTGCCACCGCCGAAAAGGCCTGCGCCCTCGCCGCTCAGGCGGGAGACGATGTACTCCTCTCCCGAAACCAACAACTGCTCCAGCTGTACCGAAACGGCAAACCCTACCACGAGCCCGCTCAGACTCCGTAG
- a CDS encoding sel1 repeat family protein, protein MNPLNHPFVLAVVACVTLLQAASGQINYRGISEEVRTERRKGLAALQRGAAEGNVAAMTALGLEYVGRLEHLDDLAEAERWLRRASEKGYAPAQTELGILLVDYRRTQAALKEADEWLGKATAQGFQPALHFRVYVYVNSLGSLRDPERAIQLLIPSAEAGDRESQFLLGSAYSKRALTSQGVVVGNQEIAIEWYEKAAQQGLVEAQFEMGNSFYYGSKNDFHRAAAWFRVPAEQGNAEAMRKIAFCMLAGNKASEDEKRQAIRWLERAIDAGDTEAASLLKNIRDTGYISAHFRPDPASLADALGRAEKGDVDSMLFLAVSFWNGSNTPVDRSKGASWFRAAAEKGNAWAMYRYGMAVEGGQGAAASFPEAIGWYERAAAAGHRRANRELLRLYALGLASFPAGKSFPSWLREKREHLMQDSLGFLGELYWKGELVPKNVGRAIYCYTQAADQKDPLALNRLGEMHLQGIGGTTNLNEALYWFRAAAKQHWAPAQLNLADLYVQGSVDSTNLPKAWILASLAAHSRIPRASSLAFELESKLDALTLVAARTHLNSALASIVTAPGEAEDWRNFRVGGFGDPTYKWGRQLDGALLP, encoded by the coding sequence GTGAATCCTCTCAATCATCCATTCGTGCTGGCCGTGGTCGCCTGCGTGACCCTTCTTCAGGCTGCATCGGGACAAATCAATTATCGTGGGATCTCGGAGGAAGTTCGCACCGAACGGCGCAAAGGACTGGCGGCCCTTCAGCGTGGGGCGGCCGAGGGGAATGTCGCCGCCATGACCGCGCTCGGACTCGAGTATGTTGGGCGGCTGGAACACTTGGATGATCTGGCTGAAGCCGAGCGCTGGCTGCGCCGGGCCAGCGAGAAGGGATATGCCCCGGCACAAACTGAACTGGGCATCCTGTTGGTGGACTACCGCAGGACCCAGGCCGCGCTCAAGGAAGCGGATGAGTGGCTGGGGAAGGCCACCGCGCAGGGTTTCCAGCCCGCTCTTCATTTTCGCGTGTATGTGTACGTGAATTCGCTGGGCTCCCTGCGCGATCCGGAACGGGCAATTCAATTATTGATTCCGTCTGCCGAGGCAGGAGATCGGGAGTCCCAATTCTTGCTGGGATCAGCCTATTCCAAACGCGCTTTGACATCGCAGGGTGTCGTCGTGGGTAATCAGGAGATCGCGATCGAGTGGTATGAGAAGGCGGCTCAACAAGGTTTGGTCGAGGCTCAGTTTGAAATGGGCAACTCCTTTTACTATGGGTCCAAAAATGATTTCCATCGCGCTGCGGCATGGTTTCGGGTTCCCGCAGAACAGGGTAATGCCGAAGCGATGCGGAAGATCGCTTTTTGCATGCTGGCCGGGAACAAAGCTTCGGAAGATGAAAAGCGGCAGGCGATTCGGTGGCTCGAGCGCGCGATCGATGCCGGGGACACCGAAGCTGCGAGCCTGCTTAAGAACATCCGTGACACCGGCTATATCTCCGCCCATTTCCGGCCCGACCCGGCCTCCCTGGCCGATGCGCTAGGTCGCGCGGAGAAGGGCGATGTCGATTCGATGCTGTTTCTGGCCGTCTCGTTTTGGAATGGTAGCAACACTCCGGTGGACCGCTCCAAGGGGGCTAGCTGGTTTCGAGCGGCTGCTGAGAAAGGCAATGCCTGGGCGATGTATCGTTACGGGATGGCGGTGGAGGGGGGGCAGGGCGCGGCGGCTTCGTTTCCGGAGGCGATCGGCTGGTACGAGCGTGCGGCGGCGGCAGGCCATCGCCGCGCGAATCGCGAATTGCTCCGGCTCTATGCGCTGGGGCTGGCCTCGTTCCCGGCGGGAAAGTCATTCCCAAGCTGGCTCAGGGAAAAGCGCGAACATCTTATGCAGGACAGCCTCGGCTTTCTCGGCGAACTTTATTGGAAGGGCGAGTTGGTTCCCAAGAATGTGGGACGCGCGATCTATTGCTACACGCAGGCGGCGGATCAGAAGGACCCGCTGGCTTTGAACCGACTGGGGGAGATGCATCTCCAAGGGATCGGCGGGACCACCAATCTCAACGAGGCCCTGTATTGGTTTAGAGCCGCCGCGAAGCAACATTGGGCGCCGGCTCAGCTGAACCTGGCGGATCTTTACGTCCAGGGTTCGGTGGACTCTACGAACCTGCCCAAAGCCTGGATTCTGGCATCGCTGGCGGCGCACAGCCGAATCCCTCGCGCCTCCAGCCTGGCGTTCGAATTGGAGTCGAAGTTGGATGCCCTGACCCTCGTGGCGGCTCGGACGCATCTGAACTCCGCTCTGGCATCGATTGTCACCGCACCAGGAGAGGCGGAGGATTGGCGTAACTTCCGGGTAGGCGGGTTCGGGGATCCGACGTACAAGTGGGGACGCCAGCTGGACGGCGCGCTTCTTCCCTGA
- a CDS encoding response regulator, with protein MTAIGRILLAEDNANDVELVLNALEQNHLANEVIVARDGAEALDYLFRRGAYANRIEGLPVVVLLDLKMPKVDGLEVLRQIKSDPTLKRVPIVMMTSSREEQDLLRSYELGVNSYLVKPVRFQQFVEAVKSLSVYWVLLNEPPPGALAKPLPVGGL; from the coding sequence ATGACTGCCATCGGAAGGATATTGCTCGCCGAAGACAACGCGAACGACGTGGAACTCGTCTTGAATGCCCTGGAACAAAACCATCTGGCTAATGAGGTCATCGTGGCGAGAGACGGGGCTGAAGCGCTCGATTACCTCTTCCGTCGCGGGGCCTACGCGAACCGCATTGAAGGCCTGCCGGTGGTCGTGCTGCTGGATTTAAAAATGCCCAAGGTGGATGGACTCGAGGTTTTGCGTCAGATCAAGTCCGATCCTACTCTGAAACGTGTCCCCATCGTGATGATGACCTCCTCACGCGAGGAACAGGACCTCTTGCGGAGCTACGAGCTGGGAGTGAACTCGTATCTCGTCAAGCCGGTTCGCTTCCAGCAATTCGTCGAGGCGGTGAAGAGCCTGAGTGTGTATTGGGTGCTGCTCAACGAGCCTCCCCCCGGCGCGCTCGCCAAACCCCTTCCAGTCGGCGGCCTGTGA
- a CDS encoding response regulator, with product MKEMLRILHLEDNARDAELIHSALQGAGIVCEWVLVAGADDFQSALGQGDYDLILSDYALAGYDGMSALDLVRGSNTDVPFIFVSGTLGEEAAVESLKTGATDYILKHRLSKLVPAVRRALNEAEQRAARKQADERLRLLETAIQQVTESIIITTADLDSPGPRIVFVNPGFTNITGYTADEVLGKTMRILHGPKTDQNLISRLLDSLARGEGFCGETIHYRKNGEEFHMQWSTVPLPDGQGRITHFVAVQQDVTERKQNEARLLRAQRLESIGALASGIAHDLNNILAPIMMSAPMLRWNLPAHDSEEILTSIETSAQRGAELVKQLLLFGRGMEAKRCTTDLKHLIRDLLQMIRETFPKGIMIEARVSPELWTVQGDATQLHQVLLNLCVNARDAMPSGGKITLLAENLRLTPSATQHSGEPGVGDYVRLRVRDTGTGIPAGVLERIFDPFFTTKEPGSGTGLGLSTALGIVKKHGGFLEVQSQVDEGSTFSVHLPATPGVTAPALDLQPSKPLTQGNGELVLVVDDEPEILKATDQYLTRNGYRTLLARDGVDALVQFTQRQKEIQLLVTDLEMPLMDGVALTRAIRKLNPSIQVVVSSGIADDRNWLDRLAELAESGGYALLTKPYGVEKLLDTLKEASSKP from the coding sequence ATGAAAGAAATGCTGCGAATCCTCCATCTCGAAGACAACGCCCGGGACGCCGAGCTGATCCACTCCGCGCTGCAGGGCGCCGGCATCGTCTGTGAATGGGTGCTCGTTGCGGGGGCGGACGATTTCCAATCCGCCCTGGGTCAGGGCGACTACGATCTGATTCTCTCGGACTATGCACTCGCGGGTTATGACGGCATGTCCGCGCTCGACCTAGTGCGTGGTTCCAATACGGATGTTCCGTTCATCTTTGTGTCCGGGACCCTGGGGGAGGAGGCGGCGGTGGAGAGCCTTAAAACCGGCGCCACGGATTACATTCTTAAGCACCGACTCTCGAAACTGGTGCCGGCCGTTAGGCGCGCCCTGAATGAAGCTGAGCAGCGAGCGGCCCGGAAGCAGGCGGACGAACGTTTGCGGCTGCTCGAAACGGCCATCCAGCAGGTCACGGAGTCCATCATCATCACGACGGCAGATCTCGATAGCCCAGGACCCCGAATTGTCTTTGTGAACCCGGGCTTCACGAACATCACCGGCTATACTGCCGATGAGGTCCTGGGCAAGACCATGCGGATCCTCCACGGCCCCAAAACCGACCAGAACCTCATCAGCCGGCTCCTGGACAGCCTGGCACGAGGCGAGGGGTTCTGCGGCGAAACGATCCACTACCGAAAAAACGGCGAGGAGTTCCACATGCAGTGGTCCACGGTTCCGCTGCCGGACGGCCAGGGTCGTATCACCCATTTCGTCGCCGTCCAGCAGGACGTGACAGAGCGCAAGCAGAACGAGGCCAGACTTCTCCGCGCTCAAAGACTCGAAAGCATCGGGGCCTTGGCGAGCGGAATCGCCCACGATCTGAACAACATCCTGGCTCCCATCATGATGTCCGCCCCCATGCTGCGCTGGAATCTGCCAGCCCACGATTCAGAGGAGATCCTCACCTCCATTGAAACAAGTGCCCAACGAGGGGCCGAACTGGTCAAGCAGCTCCTGCTGTTCGGACGCGGTATGGAAGCGAAGCGCTGCACCACCGATCTCAAGCATTTGATCCGCGACCTGCTCCAGATGATCCGCGAAACCTTTCCGAAAGGCATCATGATCGAGGCCAGGGTATCTCCCGAACTGTGGACTGTGCAGGGGGACGCCACTCAGCTCCATCAGGTGCTGCTGAACCTGTGCGTGAACGCGCGGGATGCGATGCCCAGCGGGGGCAAGATCACTTTATTGGCTGAGAATCTCCGGCTCACTCCGAGCGCCACCCAACACTCAGGGGAACCTGGCGTGGGAGACTATGTGCGGCTACGCGTCCGGGATACCGGAACGGGCATCCCGGCAGGAGTGCTGGAACGCATCTTCGATCCATTCTTCACCACGAAGGAGCCCGGCTCCGGCACCGGGCTGGGATTGTCGACGGCTTTGGGTATCGTGAAAAAACACGGTGGATTTTTGGAAGTCCAAAGTCAGGTCGATGAAGGCAGCACCTTTTCCGTCCATCTGCCCGCGACGCCGGGAGTCACGGCGCCGGCGTTGGACCTGCAGCCTTCCAAACCGCTGACGCAGGGCAACGGCGAACTCGTTTTGGTCGTCGATGATGAGCCCGAAATCCTCAAGGCAACCGATCAATATCTCACTCGCAACGGCTATCGGACCCTCCTGGCGCGTGACGGCGTGGATGCCCTCGTCCAATTCACTCAACGGCAAAAGGAGATTCAATTGCTGGTTACCGATCTCGAAATGCCTCTAATGGATGGGGTCGCGCTGACTCGGGCCATCCGAAAACTGAACCCGTCCATCCAGGTGGTGGTTTCCAGCGGAATCGCCGATGATCGCAACTGGCTGGATCGCCTGGCCGAGTTGGCGGAATCCGGGGGGTACGCCTTGCTGACCAAACCGTACGGTGTGGAAAAGCTACTCGACACGCTCAAGGAGGCTTCCAGCAAACCTTAA
- a CDS encoding PAS domain S-box protein: MSARKPSHLHRCPLLLAAIVATSDIVLVLNLHASGPAEATSAEAASPAAQLRQHYVIAGFIVLALLTASYWFVKAQRQARAELDRFFQLSLDFLCIASTDGYFKRVSPAVTDILGWTPKEFMAEPFLSFVHPEDHQATLREVERQRTTGEKVLRFENRYRHKDGSWRVLSWRSVPQPDGLMYATARDVTDTKQAEEALRAANEELQKSRAQLQSLFESLPGLYLVLTTDLQIIAVSDAYLAATLTRREAICGRHLFDVFPDNPDDPGATGVSNLRSSLNRVRQTRTTDTMAIQKYDVRRPDGSFEERFWSPVNRPVLGAGGEVQFIIHRVEDVTEFVLSKRGSTTPARESDDRSRAKLVARMELMEAEIFQSSQAVQTANQKLHAANQELEAFSYSVSHDLRAPLRHINGYVEMLGDHLGSSLSDKGRRYLSIVSESAAQMGQLIDDLLAFSRMGRQEMKLGTVDLNVLIPEALNTLHPETQGRQIDWKIGALPAVHGDQAMLLQVIVNLLSNAVKYTRRRSRAEVEISLVHETSEEVVISVRDNGAGFEMKYVDKLFGVFQRLHRPEEFEGTGVGLANVRRIVTRHGGRVWAESVMDAGATFYFSLPPAKKP, translated from the coding sequence ATGTCGGCACGGAAGCCAAGCCACCTCCATCGCTGCCCGCTGCTACTGGCCGCCATTGTCGCGACCAGCGACATCGTTCTTGTCTTAAACTTGCACGCCTCTGGCCCAGCGGAAGCAACCTCGGCGGAGGCTGCCTCGCCCGCGGCCCAACTCCGGCAGCACTACGTCATCGCGGGCTTCATTGTCCTAGCCCTCCTCACCGCGAGCTATTGGTTTGTGAAGGCTCAACGCCAAGCCCGTGCAGAGCTCGATCGGTTCTTCCAGCTCTCGCTGGACTTCCTCTGCATCGCCAGCACGGACGGCTACTTTAAAAGGGTCAGCCCGGCAGTGACAGATATTCTCGGTTGGACGCCGAAGGAATTCATGGCTGAACCGTTTCTCTCCTTCGTGCACCCGGAGGACCACCAAGCCACACTCCGCGAAGTGGAAAGGCAGCGCACGACCGGGGAAAAAGTGCTCCGTTTCGAGAACCGCTACCGACACAAGGACGGGAGCTGGAGGGTTCTCTCCTGGAGGTCCGTGCCTCAACCGGATGGGCTCATGTATGCCACCGCACGCGACGTAACCGACACCAAGCAGGCAGAAGAAGCGCTCCGCGCAGCCAACGAGGAGCTCCAAAAGAGCCGTGCCCAGCTCCAAAGCCTGTTCGAATCGCTTCCAGGCCTCTATCTGGTTCTGACGACGGATCTCCAGATCATCGCGGTGAGCGACGCTTACCTGGCCGCGACCCTGACCCGACGTGAGGCCATCTGCGGCCGTCACCTGTTCGACGTGTTTCCTGACAACCCCGACGACCCCGGCGCCACCGGTGTCTCCAACCTCCGGTCGTCCTTGAATCGAGTGAGACAAACGCGGACGACCGACACCATGGCGATTCAAAAGTACGATGTACGTCGTCCCGACGGCAGTTTTGAAGAACGGTTCTGGAGCCCGGTCAATCGTCCGGTGCTGGGAGCGGGGGGGGAAGTCCAGTTCATCATTCATCGGGTCGAAGACGTGACCGAATTCGTGCTCAGCAAGCGAGGGAGCACGACGCCCGCGCGCGAGAGCGATGATCGAAGTCGAGCAAAGCTCGTCGCTCGGATGGAGCTAATGGAGGCTGAAATCTTCCAGAGCTCGCAAGCGGTTCAGACCGCCAACCAAAAGCTGCATGCAGCCAACCAGGAACTGGAGGCCTTCTCCTACTCCGTCTCCCATGATCTCCGCGCCCCGCTCCGTCACATCAATGGCTACGTGGAAATGCTGGGAGATCACCTCGGCAGCTCGCTCAGCGACAAAGGACGGCGCTACCTCAGCATTGTTTCCGAGTCGGCCGCGCAGATGGGACAGTTGATCGATGATCTGCTGGCCTTCTCACGAATGGGCCGCCAGGAAATGAAACTGGGGACGGTTGATCTGAACGTGCTGATCCCCGAGGCCCTCAACACCCTGCATCCCGAAACCCAAGGACGCCAGATCGATTGGAAGATCGGAGCTCTCCCTGCTGTCCATGGCGATCAGGCAATGCTCCTCCAAGTAATCGTGAACCTACTGTCGAACGCGGTGAAATACACCCGTCGCCGAAGTCGCGCGGAGGTTGAAATTAGCCTGGTGCACGAAACATCCGAAGAGGTGGTGATTTCGGTCCGTGACAACGGCGCGGGGTTTGAGATGAAGTACGTCGACAAGCTGTTCGGCGTTTTCCAGCGGCTCCACCGGCCAGAAGAGTTCGAGGGCACCGGCGTCGGCCTGGCCAATGTTCGCCGCATCGTAACCCGGCATGGCGGAAGGGTCTGGGCCGAAAGCGTTATGGACGCCGGGGCAACATTCTATTTTTCGCTACCACCCGCAAAGAAGCCTTAA